In Pseudomonas fluorescens, the following are encoded in one genomic region:
- a CDS encoding DUF934 domain-containing protein translates to MNNLLRLEEGMARIVADDPWKLVRDPQAPLPVGAAILPLRRWLENPSQSGVWLGPDDEVESLQPWFAQLPLIALDFPSFRDGRGYSQAYLLRTRLGWAGELRAIGDVLRDQLSHMRQCGFDSFAVREDKSAEDALKGLAGMSVLYGRSVIEPRPLFRRR, encoded by the coding sequence ATGAACAATCTGCTGCGGCTGGAAGAGGGCATGGCGCGGATTGTCGCGGATGATCCGTGGAAGCTCGTGCGCGACCCGCAAGCACCGCTGCCCGTGGGTGCCGCGATTCTGCCGCTGCGCCGTTGGCTGGAAAACCCGTCGCAAAGCGGCGTGTGGCTGGGGCCGGACGATGAAGTGGAAAGCCTTCAGCCATGGTTTGCCCAACTGCCCTTGATCGCCCTGGATTTTCCGAGCTTTCGCGATGGCCGCGGGTACAGCCAGGCGTATCTGCTGCGCACCCGATTAGGCTGGGCCGGCGAGTTGCGCGCCATCGGCGATGTCTTGCGCGATCAACTCAGCCACATGCGCCAATGCGGTTTCGACAGCTTTGCCGTGCGTGAAGACAAATCCGCAGAAGATGCATTGAAGGGATTGGCGGGGATGAGCGTGTTGTACGGGCGTTCGGTGATTGAGCCGCGGCCGTTGTTCAGGCGCCGCTGA
- a CDS encoding antibiotic biosynthesis monooxygenase family protein: protein MSHEVINTVQVQAAAGRSDELGKQLQKIVETLRELPGCESYMVDRCPEDTNRWTVSAHWQSEAAMRSHFNCPQVQGFISLIDSQLANAVDFNSFPIV from the coding sequence ATGTCCCATGAAGTGATCAATACCGTACAGGTGCAGGCCGCCGCCGGCCGCTCGGATGAACTGGGCAAGCAACTGCAGAAGATTGTCGAAACCCTGCGTGAACTTCCCGGTTGCGAATCCTATATGGTCGACCGCTGCCCCGAGGACACCAATCGCTGGACCGTCAGCGCCCACTGGCAATCGGAAGCGGCCATGCGATCGCATTTCAACTGTCCGCAGGTCCAGGGTTTTATCAGCCTGATCGATAGCCAGCTGGCCAATGCCGTGGACTTCAACAGTTTTCCGATCGTTTAA
- the ccoN gene encoding cytochrome-c oxidase, cbb3-type subunit I — protein sequence MSTTTIGQAYNYKVVRQFIVATVIWGVVGMAMGVWIASQLVWPQMNLDLPWTTFGRLRPLHTSLVIFGFAGSAQFAASYYAVQRTCQVRLFSDTLAAFTFWGWQSVIVVMLITLPLGYTTTKEYAEIEFTGAVWMTVVWIAYAVVFFTTVVQRKTRHIYVGNWFFGAFIVVIAMLHVVNHLSIPVDWFKSYPVYSGATDAMVQWWYGHNAVGFFLTTGFLGMMYYFVPKQVGRPVYSYRLSIVHFWALITLYIWAGPHHLHYTALPDWAQSLGMAMSLILLAPSWGGMINGMMTLSGAWHKLRTDPILRFLVLSLAFYGMSTFEGPMMAIKTVNALSHYTDWTIGHVHAGALGWVAMITFGATYHMVPKVFGRDQMHSTPLINLHFWLATIGTVLYIASMWVNGITQGLMWRAINDDGTLTYSFVEALQASHPGFVVRFAGGVFFLSGMLLMAYNVWRTVRVTDVAMAEREARLA from the coding sequence ATGAGCACAACAACTATCGGACAGGCCTATAACTACAAGGTCGTCCGCCAATTCATCGTGGCGACCGTGATCTGGGGCGTCGTGGGGATGGCGATGGGCGTGTGGATCGCCTCGCAACTGGTGTGGCCGCAGATGAACCTGGACCTGCCGTGGACCACCTTCGGCCGCTTGCGCCCGCTGCACACCAGCCTGGTGATTTTCGGTTTCGCCGGCAGCGCGCAATTCGCCGCCAGCTATTATGCGGTGCAGCGTACCTGCCAGGTGCGGCTGTTCTCGGACACACTCGCCGCCTTCACGTTCTGGGGCTGGCAGTCGGTGATTGTGGTGATGCTGATCACCCTGCCACTGGGCTACACCACCACCAAGGAATACGCCGAAATCGAATTCACCGGCGCGGTGTGGATGACCGTGGTCTGGATTGCTTACGCCGTGGTGTTCTTCACCACCGTAGTGCAACGCAAGACCAGACACATCTACGTCGGCAACTGGTTCTTCGGTGCATTCATCGTGGTCATCGCCATGCTGCACGTGGTCAATCACCTGTCGATTCCAGTCGACTGGTTCAAGTCCTATCCGGTGTATTCCGGGGCCACCGACGCCATGGTGCAATGGTGGTACGGGCACAACGCCGTGGGTTTTTTCCTGACCACCGGTTTCCTGGGAATGATGTATTACTTCGTGCCGAAACAGGTGGGCCGGCCGGTGTATTCCTATCGCCTGTCAATTGTGCACTTCTGGGCGCTGATCACCTTGTACATCTGGGCCGGCCCGCACCACTTGCACTACACCGCGCTGCCGGACTGGGCGCAGTCGCTGGGCATGGCCATGTCGCTGATCCTGCTGGCGCCGAGTTGGGGCGGGATGATCAACGGTATGATGACCCTGTCCGGTGCCTGGCATAAGTTGCGCACCGACCCGATCCTGCGTTTCCTGGTGCTGTCCCTGGCCTTCTACGGCATGTCGACCTTCGAAGGGCCGATGATGGCGATCAAGACCGTCAACGCCCTCTCCCACTATACCGACTGGACCATCGGCCACGTGCACGCCGGGGCGCTGGGCTGGGTGGCGATGATTACCTTCGGTGCGACCTATCACATGGTGCCAAAGGTATTCGGACGCGATCAGATGCACAGCACGCCGCTGATCAACCTGCACTTTTGGCTGGCGACCATCGGCACCGTGCTGTACATCGCCTCGATGTGGGTCAACGGCATCACCCAGGGCCTGATGTGGCGCGCGATCAACGATGACGGCACGCTGACCTACTCCTTCGTCGAAGCCTTGCAGGCCAGCCATCCGGGATTCGTCGTGCGCTTTGCCGGCGGGGTGTTCTTCCTCAGCGGCATGCTGCTGATGGCCTACAACGTGTGGCGCACGGTGCGGGTAACGGACGTGGCGATGGCCGAACGCGAGGCGCGGTTAGCCTGA
- a CDS encoding PLP-dependent aminotransferase family protein: MELHVVINGRKDLAGQLYNQLRSAIESGRLTAGTQLPPSRLLAEQLGISRKTISDTYAQLTYENFLTGVVGKGTYVNARASKVQRKQSHTELGGFEVIESWRNLPVFLRHPTLEGSLRYDFIGGATSKGQFPQDDWRRCTSHALRQMAGSKGLYSLPEGLPALRNAIAQHIAFSRGVNCQDEDVVVCNGAQQALDLIARVLISPGSLVAMEDPGYPPARLLFGTHGATVIGVPVDAEGIVVDRIPRGTRLIYVTPSHQFPLGMPMSQARREALLAKAYELGAIIIEDDYDSEFRYEGRPTDSLQSMDERGIVAYVGTFSKTLLPELRLGYAILPPAILEAVVRAKQLTDLHTSTLPQWALAKFIAEGCLLKHIRRCHTIYAGRRERILTRMAGDLSPWLEAVPSTAGFHMVVMCKAPMDIALVIELAKKVEVGLYAIDSFFYQETPRAGLFFGFGAIETLDIDIALDRLRDILQQVA, encoded by the coding sequence ATGGAACTACATGTTGTCATCAACGGCCGCAAGGACCTGGCCGGCCAGCTGTACAACCAACTGCGCAGCGCCATCGAGTCCGGGCGCCTGACCGCCGGGACGCAACTGCCGCCCAGCCGTTTGCTGGCCGAACAATTGGGTATTTCGCGCAAGACCATTTCCGATACCTACGCCCAGCTGACCTACGAAAACTTCCTCACCGGGGTGGTCGGCAAAGGCACTTACGTCAACGCGCGCGCGTCGAAGGTGCAGCGCAAACAGAGCCACACCGAGCTTGGCGGCTTCGAGGTGATCGAGTCCTGGCGCAACCTGCCGGTGTTTCTGCGTCATCCGACCCTGGAAGGCTCGCTGCGCTACGACTTCATTGGTGGCGCCACCAGCAAGGGCCAGTTCCCCCAGGATGACTGGCGGCGCTGCACCTCTCATGCGCTGCGCCAGATGGCCGGTTCCAAGGGTCTCTACAGCCTGCCCGAGGGCTTGCCCGCCTTGCGCAACGCCATTGCGCAGCACATCGCGTTCTCCCGCGGGGTCAATTGCCAGGATGAGGATGTGGTGGTGTGCAACGGCGCGCAACAGGCGCTGGACCTGATCGCCCGGGTGCTGATCAGTCCGGGCAGCCTGGTCGCCATGGAGGACCCCGGCTACCCGCCAGCGCGTCTGCTGTTCGGCACCCATGGCGCCACGGTGATAGGCGTGCCGGTGGACGCCGAAGGCATTGTGGTGGACCGGATTCCTCGCGGCACGCGCCTGATCTACGTCACCCCGTCGCACCAGTTCCCGCTGGGCATGCCGATGAGCCAGGCGCGCCGGGAAGCACTGCTGGCCAAGGCCTATGAGTTGGGCGCGATCATCATCGAGGACGACTACGACAGCGAATTCCGCTATGAAGGCCGCCCCACCGATTCCCTGCAGAGCATGGATGAACGGGGGATCGTCGCGTACGTCGGGACGTTCTCCAAAACCCTGTTGCCGGAACTGCGGCTCGGCTATGCGATCCTGCCGCCGGCGATCCTCGAGGCCGTGGTGCGCGCCAAACAGCTCACCGACCTGCACACCTCGACCCTGCCGCAATGGGCACTGGCCAAATTCATCGCCGAAGGCTGCCTGCTCAAGCACATCCGGCGCTGCCATACGATCTATGCCGGGCGCCGCGAGCGGATCCTGACGCGCATGGCCGGCGATCTTTCGCCCTGGCTGGAGGCGGTGCCGTCCACCGCCGGTTTCCACATGGTGGTGATGTGCAAAGCGCCGATGGATATTGCATTGGTGATCGAACTGGCGAAAAAAGTCGAAGTCGGGCTCTATGCCATAGACAGCTTTTTTTATCAGGAAACGCCCAGGGCCGGGCTTTTCTTCGGTTTTGGCGCCATTGAAACCCTCGACATCGACATCGCCCTGGACCGTTTGCGCGACATCCTGCAGCAGGTGGCCTGA
- a CDS encoding carboxymuconolactone decarboxylase family protein: MNPRLDYYSASPKAMKAMIAMEALTSSLSIEQGLLHLIKIRASQLNGCAFCTDMHSVDARRLGESDRRLYSIVVWRDSNFFNPRERAALAWTEAVTLISESHVPDDVYAQTREQFSESEMVDLTIAVTTINSWNRLAVSFRQTPSA; this comes from the coding sequence ATGAACCCCCGTCTGGATTACTACAGCGCGTCCCCCAAGGCGATGAAAGCCATGATCGCCATGGAGGCCCTGACCAGCAGCCTGAGCATCGAGCAGGGCCTGCTGCACCTGATCAAGATTCGCGCATCGCAGCTCAATGGCTGTGCCTTTTGCACCGACATGCACTCGGTGGATGCACGGCGCCTGGGCGAAAGCGACCGGCGCTTGTATTCCATTGTGGTCTGGCGCGACAGCAACTTTTTCAATCCGCGGGAAAGAGCCGCGCTGGCCTGGACCGAGGCGGTCACCTTGATCTCCGAAAGCCACGTGCCGGACGATGTCTACGCGCAAACCCGGGAGCAGTTCAGTGAAAGCGAAATGGTCGACCTGACCATCGCCGTCACCACCATCAACAGCTGGAATCGCCTGGCGGTGAGCTTTCGGCAGACACCCAGCGCCTGA
- a CDS encoding aspartate/glutamate racemase family protein, whose amino-acid sequence MRTIGLIGGMSWESSAEYYRLINQQVRERLGPLRSAKLLMYSVDFGPVEQAQHAGRWDDAALILVDAAQRLQAGGADCVVLCTNTMHKVAGQIQAAIDIPFLHIADPAAQAAVEAGALKVGLLGTAFTMEQDFLKERLAARGLTVLVPEAGERQAVHRIIYDELCVGVISETSRRMYQQVIASLEQRGAQAIILGCTEIGLLIKPEHSALPLLDTTELHAQAAVAFALGD is encoded by the coding sequence ATGCGCACCATCGGCCTGATCGGCGGCATGAGCTGGGAGTCCAGCGCCGAGTATTACCGCCTGATCAACCAGCAGGTACGCGAGCGCCTCGGACCGTTGCGTTCGGCGAAATTGCTCATGTACAGCGTCGACTTCGGTCCAGTCGAACAGGCCCAGCACGCCGGTCGCTGGGACGATGCGGCGCTGATCCTGGTGGATGCCGCGCAGCGCTTGCAGGCGGGCGGCGCCGATTGCGTGGTGTTGTGCACCAACACCATGCACAAGGTCGCCGGGCAGATTCAGGCGGCCATCGACATTCCCTTCCTGCACATCGCCGATCCGGCCGCTCAGGCTGCGGTCGAGGCCGGTGCATTGAAGGTGGGACTGCTGGGCACCGCGTTCACCATGGAACAGGACTTCCTCAAGGAACGCCTCGCCGCCCGGGGCTTGACCGTGCTGGTGCCGGAGGCCGGGGAGCGCCAGGCCGTGCACCGGATCATCTACGACGAGTTGTGCGTCGGCGTCATCAGCGAAACCTCGCGCCGGATGTATCAGCAGGTCATCGCTTCGCTGGAGCAGCGCGGCGCCCAAGCGATCATCCTCGGCTGCACAGAGATTGGCTTGCTGATCAAACCCGAACACAGCGCCCTGCCCTTGCTCGACACCACCGAGCTGCATGCGCAAGCTGCGGTGGCGTTCGCCCTGGGCGACTGA
- a CDS encoding cbb3-type cytochrome c oxidase subunit 3: protein MIEVILNILGVAFLWFAIEYCLRHQTAESLDDASLIPFADDPEVARRVELATGKTVNAVVPEVPKPGWGNLEI, encoded by the coding sequence ATGATTGAAGTCATATTGAACATTCTGGGTGTGGCATTTTTGTGGTTCGCCATCGAGTATTGTCTGCGCCACCAGACCGCCGAGAGCCTGGACGATGCGAGCCTGATCCCGTTTGCGGATGACCCGGAAGTGGCGCGGCGGGTGGAATTGGCGACGGGCAAGACAGTGAATGCAGTGGTGCCTGAAGTGCCGAAACCGGGGTGGGGCAACCTCGAAATCTGA
- a CDS encoding nitrite/sulfite reductase — protein MYQYDDYDRALVFERVAQFRDQVERFMAGELNEEEFLPLRLQNGLYMQKHAYMLRVAIPYGTLSARQMRTLASIARDYDRGYGHFTTRQNMQFNWIELAQVPDILERLAGVEMHAIQTSGNCVRNITTEAFAGVAADEMIDPRPLAEILRQWSTINPEFLFLPRKFKIAICSAEQDRAAIMMHDIGLYLYPGCEGHMLLRVMVGGGLGRTPILGLQIREGLPWQHLLSYVEAVLRVYNRHGRRDNKYKARIKILVKALGIEAFAREVEEEWQYLKDGPAQLTLDEFERVASAFVAPPYRDLSDTHLDFGTHLAENPAFARWVQRNVQPHKVSGYASVVLSTKPGGAAPPGDVTTGQMEAVAEWSERFGFGENRIAHEQNIVLPDVSKADLFTLWRLACGHNLGSANAGLLTDIIACPGGDFCALANAKSIPIAKAIAARFEDLDYLHDLGDISLNISGCMNACGHHHIGNIGILGVDKNGAEWYQITLGGAQGKHSALGKVIGPSFSAAEVPEVIERIIDTFVRYRESEELFVDAFQRIGLEPFKEAVYAKVLEVSA, from the coding sequence ATGTATCAATACGATGATTACGATCGGGCACTGGTGTTCGAACGGGTTGCGCAGTTTCGCGATCAGGTCGAGCGCTTCATGGCCGGTGAGCTGAACGAAGAAGAGTTCCTGCCGTTGCGCCTGCAGAACGGCCTGTACATGCAAAAGCACGCCTACATGCTGCGGGTGGCGATTCCCTACGGCACGCTGAGTGCCCGGCAGATGCGTACGTTGGCGAGCATCGCCCGGGATTACGATCGCGGCTACGGCCATTTCACCACCCGGCAGAACATGCAGTTCAACTGGATCGAACTGGCTCAGGTGCCGGACATTCTCGAACGCCTGGCCGGGGTGGAAATGCATGCGATCCAGACCTCCGGCAACTGCGTGCGCAACATCACCACCGAAGCCTTTGCCGGGGTTGCGGCCGACGAAATGATTGACCCGCGACCGTTGGCGGAAATTCTGCGGCAGTGGTCGACCATCAACCCGGAATTCCTGTTTCTGCCGCGCAAGTTCAAGATCGCCATCTGCTCGGCCGAGCAAGACCGCGCGGCGATCATGATGCATGACATCGGCCTTTATCTTTACCCAGGTTGCGAAGGACACATGCTCCTGCGCGTCATGGTGGGCGGCGGCCTGGGGCGCACGCCGATCCTCGGCTTGCAGATCCGCGAAGGCTTGCCGTGGCAGCACCTGCTGTCTTACGTAGAGGCGGTGCTGCGGGTGTATAACCGCCATGGCCGGCGGGACAACAAGTACAAGGCGCGAATCAAGATACTGGTCAAAGCCTTGGGCATCGAGGCCTTCGCCCGGGAAGTGGAGGAAGAGTGGCAGTACCTCAAGGACGGCCCGGCGCAACTGACCCTTGACGAGTTCGAGCGTGTGGCCAGTGCGTTCGTCGCACCGCCATATCGTGATCTGTCCGACACCCATCTCGATTTCGGCACGCACCTGGCCGAAAACCCGGCGTTCGCTCGTTGGGTGCAGCGTAACGTGCAGCCGCACAAAGTATCGGGCTATGCCAGCGTGGTGTTGTCGACCAAGCCCGGCGGCGCTGCGCCACCGGGCGATGTCACTACCGGACAGATGGAGGCGGTGGCCGAGTGGTCCGAACGCTTCGGCTTCGGTGAAAACCGCATTGCCCATGAGCAGAATATCGTCCTTCCTGACGTGTCCAAGGCCGATCTGTTCACCCTGTGGCGCCTGGCCTGCGGACACAATCTGGGCAGCGCCAACGCCGGATTGCTCACCGACATCATCGCCTGCCCCGGTGGCGACTTCTGCGCGCTGGCCAACGCCAAGTCGATCCCCATCGCCAAGGCTATTGCCGCACGCTTCGAAGACCTCGACTACCTGCACGACCTGGGCGACATCAGCCTCAATATCTCCGGCTGCATGAATGCCTGCGGTCACCATCACATCGGCAACATCGGCATTCTGGGAGTCGATAAGAACGGCGCCGAGTGGTACCAGATCACCCTCGGCGGTGCCCAGGGCAAGCACAGCGCGTTGGGCAAGGTCATTGGCCCGTCCTTCAGCGCCGCCGAAGTGCCCGAGGTGATCGAGCGCATCATCGACACCTTCGTGCGCTATCGCGAGAGCGAAGAACTGTTCGTCGACGCCTTCCAGCGGATCGGGCTAGAGCCGTTCAAGGAGGCGGTCTATGCGAAAGTGCTGGAGGTGTCGGCATGA
- a CDS encoding LysR family transcriptional regulator, with protein MSVMEICAQQGAAEYRVAIDKNAPWRQLAATIDPELALYFTVSARCGCFMQAARSLNIKATRLRRQLVLLEAQLQCSLFNPSDNGFSLSRDGLRLHAQLIALAHERNLPVIEQPLIRLAVADSILHDILGRDLVALLRRNASVRLDIITLDSELALQSVSADVVVWLGETGSPLPGPSFATTEARRLVQLEYLPHIAKRYSRVASRPESLDELADFLLVQWRQDCQVESFRPWNALVDQRLAGAVQLQSYGLMLEMIRCSACIGLLPHYMSHFDRGLIALPGLFDQPMRRQVWMAVNAHSGDDAQVRMIVELIENTFAERREWFEN; from the coding sequence ATGTCAGTCATGGAAATCTGCGCCCAACAGGGTGCTGCCGAGTATCGTGTAGCCATCGATAAAAACGCGCCCTGGCGCCAGTTGGCGGCGACAATCGACCCCGAACTGGCGCTGTATTTCACCGTCAGCGCCCGTTGCGGTTGTTTCATGCAGGCCGCCCGCAGTCTCAACATCAAGGCCACCCGCCTGCGCAGGCAACTGGTGCTGCTGGAAGCGCAGCTCCAGTGTTCACTGTTCAACCCTTCCGACAATGGCTTCAGCCTCAGCCGCGATGGCTTGCGCTTGCATGCACAATTGATCGCCCTGGCCCATGAGCGCAATTTGCCAGTGATCGAGCAGCCGTTGATTCGCCTGGCCGTGGCGGATTCGATCCTGCATGACATTCTCGGACGTGACCTGGTTGCACTGCTGCGGCGCAACGCCAGCGTGCGCCTGGACATCATCACGCTCGACAGCGAATTGGCCTTGCAGTCGGTCAGCGCCGACGTGGTGGTGTGGCTGGGTGAAACCGGGTCGCCGTTACCGGGGCCAAGCTTTGCCACCACCGAAGCCCGGCGTCTGGTGCAACTGGAATACCTGCCGCACATTGCCAAGCGCTATTCGCGGGTCGCTTCCAGGCCGGAAAGCCTGGATGAGTTAGCCGATTTTCTCCTGGTGCAATGGCGACAGGACTGTCAGGTTGAAAGCTTCCGGCCTTGGAATGCACTGGTGGATCAACGCCTGGCGGGGGCGGTGCAACTGCAATCCTACGGGCTGATGCTGGAGATGATCCGTTGCAGTGCCTGCATCGGCCTGTTGCCGCACTACATGAGCCACTTCGACCGCGGGCTGATTGCCTTGCCGGGCTTGTTTGACCAGCCGATGCGGCGTCAGGTGTGGATGGCGGTCAACGCCCATTCCGGGGACGACGCGCAGGTGCGGATGATCGTCGAGTTGATTGAAAACACCTTCGCAGAGCGTCGCGAATGGTTCGAAAACTGA
- a CDS encoding GNAT family N-acetyltransferase gives MPTTEPVITLERFNESHIEGIAALYNDPAIARQTLQMPFQSTELWRSRLALDNERLVKVVALHQGTVVGNIGLEQFSRIRRSHAGSFGMGVAVAWQGKGVGSKLLETALDIADNWMNLQRIELSVYADNEAAIALYRKYGFETEGLFRDYAVRDGVLVDTLSMARLRRTPKAG, from the coding sequence ATGCCAACCACCGAACCCGTCATCACCCTCGAACGCTTCAACGAATCCCATATCGAAGGCATTGCGGCGCTGTACAACGATCCGGCAATCGCCCGTCAAACCCTGCAAATGCCGTTTCAGTCCACCGAACTCTGGCGCAGTCGCCTGGCGCTGGATAACGAACGCTTGGTGAAAGTGGTGGCCCTGCATCAAGGTACGGTCGTCGGCAACATTGGCCTGGAGCAGTTCTCACGCATTCGTCGCAGCCATGCCGGCAGTTTCGGCATGGGCGTTGCGGTGGCGTGGCAGGGCAAGGGCGTAGGGTCGAAGTTGCTCGAAACGGCATTGGATATTGCCGATAACTGGATGAATCTGCAGCGCATCGAGCTTTCGGTATATGCCGACAACGAAGCGGCCATTGCCCTGTACCGCAAGTACGGCTTCGAAACCGAGGGTCTGTTCCGTGATTACGCCGTGCGCGACGGCGTGCTGGTGGACACCTTGAGCATGGCGCGCCTGCGTCGCACGCCCAAGGCCGGTTGA
- a CDS encoding cupin domain-containing protein gives MNMSRFCAAPLAALALIFCASAFAHDPSEKVTVLQDEMLKNVPGKKALMIEVDYQPGQSSIAHKHDGTTMAYVISGEITSQVKGQPAKTYKAGEFWYEPAGSEHMVSKNASATQPARLLAFMVLATDEKVLIPLEH, from the coding sequence ATGAACATGTCGCGCTTCTGTGCTGCCCCCCTTGCCGCCCTGGCCCTGATATTTTGCGCATCGGCCTTTGCCCATGACCCTTCGGAAAAGGTCACCGTTTTGCAGGACGAAATGCTGAAAAACGTGCCTGGTAAAAAAGCGCTGATGATCGAAGTCGATTATCAACCCGGCCAGTCGTCCATCGCTCACAAACACGATGGCACCACCATGGCCTATGTCATTTCCGGAGAAATCACCTCCCAGGTGAAGGGCCAGCCAGCGAAAACCTACAAGGCTGGTGAGTTCTGGTATGAGCCGGCGGGTTCGGAACACATGGTGTCGAAAAACGCCAGCGCAACCCAGCCGGCCAGGTTGCTGGCATTCATGGTTTTGGCCACGGACGAGAAAGTGTTGATCCCACTGGAACACTGA